In the Vicinamibacterales bacterium genome, ATGGTCGGGGTTGTTCGCGAGCTCCTCGGTGGCGGGCGGCAGGAACCCCTGTCCCCACGACGCGTAGACGCCGATGTCCGCGCGCGGATTGTAGGCAACGCCCAGGCGGCCCGTCGTCTTCCCGAACGACGCCTCGCCCGAGAGATCCACACCTCCGGCCTCGAGCTTGTCGGTCAATTCGTTGCGGATCCGGTCCAGGCGCAGGCCGACGGTTGCGCTCCACTCGGGGTTGAACTCGACGCGGTCGAGCAGATAGAGGCCGATCCCGCGCTGGGTGATGTCCTGGTTCGACAGCAGTTCCGGCCCTTCCTTCGCGCCGCCGAGGTTCGGATGGCGATACTCGCCGATTCCCTGCCAGTCGATGTCGGCCCCGATCGAGAGGTGGTTCTTCACCGGCGCGATGTCCGAGTGCATCGTGTACTGCACGTTGCCGCCCGGCGAGTCGTAGCTGCGATGCTGGACGGACGAGGGCACCGATTCCCACCACCCGGTGCGGCGGTAGTAGACCGCATACGACACCTCATGGCCATCGGCAATCTTCGTCTGGCCCGACAGGCCGGTGGTGAAGCGGTTCGTCCGCTGCCCCTCGTTGTAGGTCAGCGCGTCCGGGTTGGCCATCCGCCGATCCTGCGCCAGCCAATCGAGGTTCAGTCCCTCGGCGTTGTCGTTGTAGAAGTGCGTCCCGGCAACGATGAAGGTCAGGCGGGTCGAATCGTTTGGCCTGTAGCCCAGCTTCCCATAGGCGTTGAACGCGTTGAACTGCGTGTGAACACGGTACCCGTCACCCGAATTGCCCGACACGGACATGCGGTAGTTCATCCGGCCGCTGGTGCCGCCCACTTCGGCGACCGGCTTGTAGAACGAATAGGCACCGGCATCCAGGCCCAGCCTCACGTTCGGTCCTCCCTGGCCGCCGTCGCGCGTCGTGATGTTGACGACGCCGCCCGACGAACCGCCGCCGTATAGCGCCGACGCCGATCCGCGCAGCACCTCGATTCGCTGCACCGTCGCCCAATCGACGTCGAACAGATCCGGCGCGAAGCCCGTCGGATCGTTGAGCGGCAGGCCGTCGAGCAGCACCTTGACGCCGCGAATCCCGCGCTCGGTGAGCAGCCCCTGGCCCCGGATCGACAGGTGCACGCGCTCGCCATCGGCCTGGTTGTCGACCTTCACCCCGGGCACGAACTGCAGCGCCTCTTCGGCGCCGATGCCACGCGGCATCGACTCGAGTGTCTCTCCGGTGATGACGGTCGTGGCGGCCGGATTCTCCTTCAGCGGAATTTCCATGCGTGGAGCCGTGACCACCACCTCGACATCCACGCGCGGCAGTTGGTCGGGCTGCTGCGGGCTGGCGATCGCGGCAGGCGTTGTGCCTGGCGCCGTCTGAGTGGCGGTTGCCGGCTTCGTTCGATTCTGCTCGGTTCCGGTGGGTGGCGCCTGAGCGAACGCGGTCGAAGCGGTCACGACGATCACCGCCGCGGCAAGCGAGGCCGAGCGCCCTGCGCTCGCGAATCGGTGAAGAAGACAGAGATCCGACATGGTGAAATCCTCCCGGGGAGCGGACCGTTGATTATGATTCCCGGGCGGTGTGCTACTACCAGCACTCGTAGACAACGGCTCTGGGCCTCGGGTTTCAGCCTCAGGGAAGCAGCCGGACCAGCCCTTCGGTCGCAAGGTGGGTCGTGAACCAGACGGCCTCGGCGGCGAGACCACTGAGGACGACGACGACGATCACGATCGGAATCGACCATGCGCGCGGAAGGCGGGAGTCGTCGCGCAGAATCGGGCCGCTGAGCAAGCGCTCGACACGCGCCGACAGCAGCGTTCCGTCGTAGAACCGGCTGCCGGCGGTTGCAACACCCGGCGGCGTGAGGCGCGCCACCTTCAGCAACGCGGAGGCCAGCGACAGGGCGCGTCGCGGGTCGCCGGCTGCGGCGCGGGCGTCTGCTGCAAACTCCATCGCCGCGCGCCACCGCTGCTCGATGTGGCGGCCGCCAGTCGTCCATCTCAACAGGTCCGGGCAGCAGGACACCAGCGCGCGTTTCACGTTGTCCCGGCTCTCCCGGTGCGCCAACTCGTGGGAGAGCCCGACGGCGAGTTCGTCGGGTGTCAGCGCGTCCACCAGACTCCTCGAGAGGAACAGGCGCGGACGTCGAATTCCCACGAGCGCGAGGACGGGAGCCGGATCGGTCAACCAGTGGAAGGAACCAGGGAACCTGTCAACGGGCGGCTGACGTGTCTCGTCGCAGCCGGCCGCACGCCATGAGTGTTCCATCTGCCGCGTCGCGCGCAGGTCGCGAAGTGCGCGTCCCGCGGTCGTCGCGAGGATCGCGGCACCGGCAGCCGCCAGGACCATCAGGCAGACGCCCGCGGTTTCTTCGACGCCTTCGGGTTCGAACCGCCACTGCGCCGGCAGGAACACGAGGAGGATGAACCACAGCGAGGCCATACCCGGCAACAGCCGGAGGACGAGCAGCGCGCGCGGTGTCGAGGCGAGATGCGAGGGGATCGCGCCGCGCTGGCCGCTCCAGCCCAGGAAGGCAATCAGCCCGGACAGGCCGATGTTCACCGCCCCGAACCAGGCGAGCACGAGCACCAGCGTGAATAGCGCTTCGTTCACGGCTCTTCCCGTTTCCGCATCCGGCGGCGTTTCACCTTGACCAGTCGCTCGAGTTCGTCGAGCAGCGCCCGATCCCGATCGCCGACCGCCTCGACGAGATTCGACAGGAACGGCAGCGGCGCGGACCACTCCCCGGAGAGCACGCCCGAGACGAGATCGCTGGCCACCATCTCATCGAGTTCCTCGCGTGTGGCCGATGCCGAGTAGACGAAGGCCCGCGACCGCTTGGTACGGGCCAGGAGCCCTTTTCGAAAGAGCCGATCGAGCGTCGTCATGACGGTCGTGTACGCGACCGCGGCATCCAGGTGCGCGGACACGTCCCGCACCGTGACCTCGCCGGCCCGCCACACAATCTCGATCACCTGCTGTTCCAGGTTTCCGAGCCCGGCCCGCACGAGATTCCTGGGCGGCTTGAAACCCCAGAAAAGGAAACCGTTCTTACGCATGTCCCTCTGAAACGGAAGACGGAGGTTCTCCGGCTACCCCTGCGCCGTCGGCCTCGTCACCCTGACGCCCGGCGCGATGAGACGGTCGAACTGCGCCAGCGGCCCCATCAACGGCCGCGCGTAGCTCTTGTACGATTCGTCGATGTCGTTCCTGCCTTTGAGGAATTCCTTCGGCAGCGGCTTCGTGTTGCCTGCCACTCCCTCGAGCGGCGTCAGGAAGTAGTCCACCGAGTAGTCGCCGGTCCGCCGGATGGCTACCGATCCGTTCCTCTTGCCGTGCACCGCGAAGTGGACGGCCGTCTCGCCGACGTCGCGTGCCTCGCTCGCGTCCACATCCGAGATCACGCCCAGGTACGACCGCTGCAGGTAGCCGAACGTGTCGCAGCGAACGCGGGTGATCTTCAGGTGTGCCTTCACCGCGTCCGACAGCGCGTCGCCGAGCGTGCTGCGCCCCGACAACTGCAGGTTGCCGAACGGGTCGCGCTCCTCCGCCGCGTTCAGCTTGAGCAGCATCGGCTCGCCGTCGTCCGCGACGATGCCCTCGCAGACCGCGGCGACGCAGCGGCCGTGCTGGGTGTAGACGCGGTCCACGTCCGCCAGGAAGCGCTCGATGCTGAACGGCGCCTCGGGCACGTAGATCAGATGCGGCCCATCGTCCGGCCACCGGCGCGCGAACACCGACGTCGCCGTCAGGAACCCGGCGCTTCGTCCCATCACGACGCCGACGAACACGCCAGGGATCGCATAGTTGTCGAGGTCGAGGCCGGCGAAGGCGCTCACCACGAACTTGGCCGCGCTGCCGAAACCCGGCGTATGGTCCGTTACGAGGATGTCGTTGTCGATCGTCTTCGGGATGTGGATGACGCGAAGGTCGTACCCCTTCTGCTCCGCGAAGTTCGCGACGATGCGGCAGGTTTCCGCCGAGTCGTTGCCGCCGATATAGAAGAAATAACGAACATCGTGGCGCTGGAAGACCTCGACCATCCGCTCGCAGTACGCGGCGTCCGGCTTGTCGCGCGTCGAGCCGAGCGCCGAGGACGGCGTGATGCCGACCATTTCGAGATTGTGGGTGGTGGCCTGCGAGAGGTCGAGGAAGTCCTCGTTGATGATCCCGCGCACCCCGTAGCGCGCGCCGTAGACCTGGGTGATGAACGGGTACTTGCGCGCCTCCAGCACGACGCCGGCGAGGCTCTGATTGATGACCGCCGTCGGGCCGCCGCCCTGTGCCACCGCCGCTTTGCCCTCGAGTCTCAGCATGAGTCCATCCTTCTCGTGACTGGGGATTCGGAGTATCACCGAATCGCGGGTGGACTGCAAGTCGGAGCCGTCTCGGCTACACCTGCGAAAACACCCTGACGCCAAGCTGCAACGTCAAGATGCCAAGCGGCGGAGCTGGCTGGAGCTTCCCCCGAGGCGTCGGACCGTCAAGGCGCAAGATGCTCCGCAAGCCACCACCTCAAGATCCATCTCAGTACCCGACCCAGAAGGTAGTACCCTGGTCCGCCTGGCCGCCAATCCGACTCCGGCCCGGCGGGGTCGGCTGGTCAGGTCAGGTCAGGCCATGCCGGCCGGCACGAGCACGATCGCCTGGTGCGCGGGACCTGGCTTCGCAGCGCCGGCGATGTTCATGAAGTGCAACGGCCGACGACCGTCGCGCGCCAGCGTCTCGGCGAGACCGTCGGCCGAGAGACGCGCCACGTCGCGTAGTCGCAGGCGCATCGACACCGGGCCGATCGATCGCAGCAGCTTGCGATCGAGGTCGCTCGCCCACCTGTCGTCCGCGTTGTCGGGCCCGAGCTTCTGCAGGTAGGTGGCGATGGCCGGCAGCACGTGGCCCGACGCGTCCATCACCGAGCGCATGACGATCGAGCGCCGGGACATCCAGCGCAACACGAACGCGGGGAGCCGGCTCGTGCGCGCGAAGCCTTCGAGCGTTCGACGTTCGATCTCCGCGAGCTCATCGGCAGACGGATCGAGATCGAAGGCGGGATGCGTCACGTCGATGACCGGCAACTCCATGCCATGGTCGGTGATGGCGTAGCTGATTCCGGGTGCCGTTCGCTGTACGGGAATCCGAGCCATACCCGGCTCCTCCCTGGCTCAGAGCCATTTCTGCATGTAGACCACGTCGAATTCGCGCCCGTGTTCCTCGCCGATGCGTCTGAAGCGCCCGACCTCCTCGAACCCGAGCTTGCGAGAGAACGCGAGGCTCTGAGTGTTCAACGAGGAGATGCTGGCCATCAGCGTACGGAGTGAAACAACAGGTCATGTGAGGTCCTCGCCGCCCGGGCGGAGTGCCGCCCTGCCGCATGTCCGCCCTGCCGGCCGCGCGATCATCCCCGGATGGCCCGGGCCAGGCGGCGACATCCTTCGTCGATTTCGTGCACTTTGGCCTTCGCGATCGACAGGCGGAAGCCCACGCCGTTCTGCGGCGTGCTGAAGAAGTGGCTGCCCGGCGTGACGGCGACGCCCTCGCGATGCGCCCGCTCAACGATCTTCGCTTCGTCCGACGCCCGCGCGCCGTTCACGCGAAGCCAGAGCGTGCACCCACCGACCGGCTCGGTCCACGCGACGCGGCCGGCCGGCATCCGCAGTTTCAGGCACTTGAGCAGCATCTGCATGCGGCGGCGGTAGACCGTGTGCAGCCGGCGAAGATACTTCTCGTAGTGGCCCGCTTCGCAGAAGCGATGCACGGCCGCCTGATCGAGCGTGCTGCCCGACAGGATCGAGCACCGGTTGAGCGCCACCAACCGTCGGATGCATTCGCGATCGGCGGCAATCCAGCCGACACGGAGGCCGGGGAAGATCACCTTCGAGAACGTGCCGACGTAGATCACGATGCCGTGCCGGTCCATCGACTTGATGGGAAGCACCGCCTTGCCGAAGTACTTCATCTCCTCCTCGAAACCGTCCTCGAGGATGGGCACGGCGTGCGCCTCGCAGAGCGACAGCAACCGCTCGCGGTGCGCCTGGCTCGTGGTGATGCCGGTTGGATTCTGGAAGTTCGGCATCGTGTAGAGCAGCGCCGGAGGTTCGCGGGAGAACGCTGCCTCGAGCGCCTGCAGATCGAGGCCGTCGGGAAGGAGCGGGATTTCGACGGCCCGCAGGTCCAGGACCTGCAGCAGCGGGAGGATGAGGGCGTAGGTCGGAACCTCGATCGCGATGCTGGCGCCCGGTCGCGCGACGAGCGTCAGCACGAGCTCGAGCGCCTGCTGCGCGCCGTGCGTGATGAGGATCTCGTCCGGAGAGACGGTGACGCCGTGCCCCCGCAGGCGGCGCGCCAACACCTCGCGCAGCGGCGCGTAGCCGGCTGGTTCGCCATAGTCGAGCAGGGACGCCCCGTGCTGCAGCAGCACGTGCCTGACCGCGCGGCGGAGATCGTCGACCGGACAGAGGCTGGTGTCGGCCGTGAGATTGGCGAAGTCGATACGGCCAGTGCCAGCGGCGGCGGGGCGTGGTGAGGCCGCCAGGCGCCGGCACGCGTCGCGCACGCCCGGCGCGCATGCCCGATCCCAGTCGACGAGGGGCGGGGCCGCCACCCTCGATCCCGACAAGGGCCGCGCGCGACCGCGAACCGTCGAATACGACCCCTGACGACTCTCGAGGTAGCCGAGCGCCCACAGTTCCTCGTAGGCTCGGCAGACCGTGGAGCGGTTCACACCGAGCGTGCCGGCCAGCGTCCGGCTGGGCGGCAGACGACTCCCGGCCACCAGCGTGCCGTCATCCACGAGCGTGACGACGCGGTTGGCAATCTGCTTCCAGACGGGGTCGTCCGCCTGGCGATCGACGGTCAGCAGCAGCGACATGGTGGCTCGGTCGAACGCCGCATTCGGCGGTCGTCCAATCCAGTCAACGATACGTTGTGGAATGGATGGCTGCAACAGCCAATTCGCGGCCGGCCTGGAACAGCCAATCATCACGCCCCCCGCTGCTCACGTTGCGGCGGATACGCTTGCACCAAAGGGTCGGCGTGCGATATATATTGTGACGATATATGTCCACATCACTCCTTTCGCGGGAACTGAAGCGTGGCAGCACCGAGATGCTCATCCTGGCGCTCGTCGAGGAACGCCCGCGCCACGGCTACGAGATCGCCCGGTTGATCGGCGAACGGTCGCAGGGCGACATCACCTACAACGTCGCCTCGCTGTACCCCACGCTCTACCGGCTCGAGGATCGCGGGCTCGTCGAGGGGCGCTGGGTGGAGAAAGCGGGCCAGCGGCGCCGCCGCTACTACCGGATCCTGCGGGCTGGCCGGAAGGTCCTCACGAGCCAGCGCGGCGTGTGGGAGAACTTCTTCGTCGCGCTGGACCGGGTGGCCAAGCTTCGTGAAGCATGAGGACAGGCGTCTCGTCCGTCCAGGAGGAGCGCAACGATGGACTGGAACTCACGAGTACGTGCGGCCTTCGGGTCGTCGGCGCCGTCCGACGACGTCGTCGAGGAACTGGCACAGCATGCCGCCGCGGCCTTCGAGGCGGCGCGGGCGGAGGGCCTTGACGCCGACACGGCGGCGCGCGGCGTCGAGAGCCAGATTGACGCCTGGGCCGGAGACGAACGCGTCCGCACGCGCCGGCCCCGTTCGGTCGCCGCCGTCGAGCCGCCGCCGGCATCCGCACCCTGGCTCGCGGGCGTTGGCCACGATGTGCGCTACGCCTGGCAACTCCTGCGGCGCCAGTGGGGCCACACGCTCGTCGTCGGCCTCACGGTGGCGCTCGGCGTCGGTGCGTCCACGGTGCTGTTCAGCGTGGCGTACGGCGTGCTCGTGAAACCCATCCCGTGGCGGGACGCCGGCCGGCTCGTTCGTGTCTACGAGACGCGCCAGGGCAGCGCGAAGCCGCCCACCTTCTTCACGAACGCGACATACCTGGCCTGGGCCGACCATCCGGCGACGATCGAGGGGATCGCCGCCTGGTCAACCGATCTCCTGACGCTGGTGGGTGCCGGGGAGCCGGAACGGATCCGCGTCGTGTCCGCGTCACCGGAGTTGTTCCCGCTGCTCGGTGCCACGCCGGCGCTCGGCCGCCTGTTCACGACGTCGGCCGACGGCGCGCTCGACGAGAAGCAGATCGTGCTCTCACATGGCTTGTGGCAGGCCCGCTTCAACGCGTCGCCGCAGGCGATCGGTCGCGTCGTGCGTCTGGACGGCGAGGACTATCACGTGGCGGCGGTGATGCCCGCCTCCTTCGCGTTCCCAGATCGCGAGATTCGGGCGTGGGTTCCGTTCCAGGTCCGGCCGGCCGTTGTCCCGGGCAAATCCGGCGGCGGGCTGTCGATGTTCAGCGCGCTGGCGAGGCTGCGCCCTGGCGCGACCGCCGCACAGGCCGCCGCTGAGGCGTCTGCGCGCGGCAACCACGCGCCGGATCCCGGCCTGGTGGTGATGGCGGTGTTTGGAAGTCGCGGCGCTGTCCAGGTCAGCGCCGTGCCGTTCCTCGAGTCGATGACGGGCGACGTCCGCCCGGCGCTCATCGTCTTTCTCGTCGCGGTCGGCCTGCTGCTCGTCACCGCGACGGCCAATGTCGCCAGCCTGCAACTGGCCCGCACGACGGCGCGCCGGCGGGAGATTGCGATTCGAAGCGCGCTCGGTGCCGGCACCGGACGACTGGCGCGGCAACTGCTCATCGAAAACGCGATCCTCGGGCAGGTTGGCGGGCTGGCTGGCCTGGTGCTGGCCGCGTGGCTCGTCCACATCCTCCCGTCGGTGCTCCCCCCCGACTTCCCAAGGCTGGCCGACATCGGAATCGACTGGCGCGTCGCCCTGGTCGCCGTCGCCCTTTCGCTCACGTCCAGTCTCGGCTTCGGTCTGGCTCCCGTGCTCCATGCGCGCCGTGTGGACCTCGCGGGCGCCCTGAGCGAGGACAGCCTCTCGGCGGTCGGCGCCGGCCACCGCACGACCACGGCTCGCGCCCGTCTGGCGATCATGGTCGGCCAGGTCGCCGTCGCCTGCGTGCTGCTCGTGGGCGCAGCGCTTCTGGTCCGCAGCATGGTCGCCCTGCTCGATGCCGACCGCGGGTACGATCCGACGAACGTGCTCACGGCGAGACTGTCGCTGCGCGACGGCGCCTACCCGGGCGAGCGTCGCGTCGAGGTGCTCGACCGCCTGGTGTCGCGACTGAGGGCCGTGCCGGGTGTGAAGGCGGCCGCCTACGCGTCGAACCTCCCGCTCGTCAGCGGCAACGTCCTTCTGGCGGCGTTCCCCGTGCCGGCGCGCAAGGGTGGCGGCATGGTGCCGGCGCACGCCACGGTTCGCCACGTCAGCCCGGGCTACTTCTCCGCACTCGGCCTGCGGGTGGTCGAGGGACGCGCGTTCATCGACGCCGACACGCACGATTCGAAGGAGGTCACCGTCGTGAATCGTGCATTCGCACGCCAGTACCTCGACACACCGGCAGTGGGCGTTCAACTGCCGGGGCAGAAGGCGCCGCGCGAGGTCATTGGCGTGATCGAGAACGCGCGCTTCGGCGCGGTATCCGACGTCGCCCAGCCGGAGGCCTACGACACCGTCCACCAGGTCAAGGGCGGCTTGCTCTTCGACACGCCGGCGATCGTCGTACGGACCGCCGGAGATCCCACCCGTCTCGTGCCGATCCTGCGGTCGTTCGTCCGCGAGCAGGACGCCACGCTCGCGCTCGACTCCGTCATGACGATGGAGGATCGGGTGTGGAACAGCCTGTCGAAGCCGCGGTTGTATGCGCTGCTGCTCGGCGTGTTCGCCGCTTTCGCGCTGACCATCGCGGCCGTCGGCCTGTTTGGCGTGCTGTCCTACGGCGTGTCGCTGCGTGCCCGCGAGATCGGCGTCCGGACCTCGCTCGGCGCCACGCCGTGGGTGATCGCGCGGCTCGTGGTCCGACAGGGGCTGGCCGTGACCGTCACTGGTGCGGTGATCGGCCTGGCGTTGTCGGCGGCGGGTGCCCGGTATCTGTCGAAGCTGCTCTACGGGGTGACGCCGTACGACGCGGCGACGTTCGTCCTGGCGCCGGTGCTGCTGACGATCGTCGCCCTCATCGCGTGCCTCGTGCCCGCCCGGCGCGCCGCCCGCGTGGATCCCGTGAAGGTGCTGCGGTAACGACGAGGGTCGATTATTCGATCGCCGCCTGGATGAAGCGCGTCAACTCCTGCTTGGCCTTCACGAGCGCCGAGTTCTTGAGATACATCATGTGCCCGCTCTCGAAGAAGGCGAACTGGAACCGCTGGTTCAGCGCGCCGCTCGGGTCGAGGTGCGAGATCGTGTAGCGCGCGCTGAAGTAGTCGGTGGCGCCGTCGAAGTAGCCTTCGAGGATCAGCACCTTGAGGAACGGGTTCTGCGTCATCGCCTTGCGCAGCAGCTCACCGACGCGCGTCTCCGGATCCTGGCGCCACGGCCTGACGTTGCCCCAGATGTAGTACTTGTCGTCGCTCTCCCACTTCAACTCGTCGCGGAAGTAAGTGTGCAGCGCCCCCGCGAACGGACCATCCCAGTTCCACATGGCCGGGTCGCCTTCCGGCGCCTCGCCAGACGCGTCCCGATCGACGCCGGTGTAGCGGCTGTCCAGGCGGCCCACGGTGAGGCCGCGGTCGCGCAGCAGCTCCTTCCAGAATCGCTGCCGCTCGATCCTGATGTTGCTGTGCAGGATGAACTCCGGCGAGAGGCCGGTCAGCCGCGCCAACTGCCTCGCGATCGGCGCCCGCTCCTCGGTCGTCAGCAGCCCGCCCTTGAAGAGCGCCACCTGGTACTCGTTCATGGCGAACCGCTCGGACTCCGCCAGCGCCTCGGCAAGCGGCCTGGCCTGCAGGTCCGCCGGGAGCTTCTTGTGATACCACGCCGTCGCCGTCATGTAGGGCAGGGCCGTCGCGTAGCCAAGATCCGCGCCCCGCTCGAACCCCAGGTTCGTCATCGACACCAGGATCACGCCGTTGAAGTACATCTGGTGCTGGCTCTGGAGGTAGCCCACCAGGCCGGACGCCCGCGTCGTGCCGTAGCTCTCGCCAATCAGGAACTTCGGGGACTTCCACCGGGACTGGCGCATCGTGAACACGCGGATGAAATCACCCATCGCCGCGATGTCGTCCGCCACGCCGTGGAACCTGTGCGGATCCTCGCCCGCCGCCATCCGGCTGTACCCGGTGCCGATCGGATCGATGTAGACGATGTCCGCGATGTCGAGGATCGACTGCTCGTTGTCGTTCAGCCGGGACGGCGGGCGGACCTGAAATCCGTCGTCGTCGTACACGACCCGCCGCGGGCCGGTGAACCCCATGTGCATCCAGACCGACGCCGTTCCGGGCCCGCCGTTGAACGAGTAGACGATCGGCCGCTTCGCGACGTCCGCGACGCCGTCCTTCGTGTAGTAGACATGGAAGAAGCTCGCCACGGGCCTCGACCGCTCGTCGCGCAGGACGAGCGTGCCCGCCGTGGCGGTGTAGGCCACGGGCTGGCCACCAATGCGTATCGTGTGGTGCGTGACGGAGGTGCGCTCCGCCAATTCCGGCACCGGCGCCTCATCACGCGGCGATCGTGCCGCGGCGGATGCCGCATTTGGCGCGGGGGCTGCCGGACCCTGCGCGCCGAGCGCGGCGGGCCGCTGCGGGGGCTGCGCGGACGAGGGCACGGCGATCGTCAGACACCAGACGACGGCGGACAGCAGGACTCCCGGAACGACGCGATGACCATGACGTACCACGACGCCTCCTTCATGACTGTTGGGGCCAGCCGGGCGATTATACGGCGAGCACGGACCCGCACCACATCCTTTGGGCTGCCGCGTGGCGACACCGTGTCACCGTCTTGCGGCGTCAGCCGGCGGAGGAGCAGCCACCGCGTGCGGCGACTCGAGTCCACCGTCCTTCGCGACGTACATCGTCTGCGAAGGAAAGGCGAGCGCCGTGCCGCTGGCGGCTATCACGTCCATCAGCCTGAGGAGCAGGTCCTCTTGCACGGCCAGGAACGTCTCGTACTCCGTCGTCATCACGTAGGCGAACGCCTCGACCTCGAAGCCGCTTGGCGCCAGGCGCAGCAGGCGTACGCGGGCGGTGGACTCCTCCACCTCCGCGTGCCGATCGAGCAGTTGGCGCATCCCGGCTACCACGAGCCGCAGTTGCGCGAGCGTCGTCTCGTAGCGCAGTGTGAAGGTCTGCTGGAAGAGCAGTTTGTCGCGCGCGGCGAAGTTCTCGAGGCTCATCGTCGCCAGGTCGGCGTTCGGAATGGAGATGATCGTCCGCGCGAGCGTGCGGATGCGCGTGGAGCGCAGACCGATGTCTTCGATCGTCCCCACCATCGTGCCGACACGGCAGAACTGGCCGATGCGGACCGGGCTGTCGCCAATCACCATCATGCCGCCGAAGAGGTTCTCGAGGGTCTTCTGCGATGCCAGGGCCACCGCGATGCCCCCGACGCCGAGGCCCGCCAGCACCGGCGTCATGTTGACGCCGACCAGCTTCAACAGCCCAAGCCCCCCGATGATGACAACTCCCACCTGCAGCAGCCGGCTGGCCAGCCTGAGCGGCGCGATCTTCTCGGTGGTGCCCTGGCGCTCGAGCGGCGCGATCCACCGCCCCATCAGATGCCCGACAATGCCCACGGCCAGCCACGTGAGCGCACCCGCGATGAGGAGCGCGCCGAAACGCTCGCCACCGTAGCGCTGTTGCAGTGTGAGCAGGTGCGGCGCCGCCGCACGGGCGATGATGCCGAACAGCAACCAGCGCCAGGGAGCGACCAGGGCGGGGTGGCGGGCACCAACGCCCCCGCCGAAGATCCGCGTCGCCGCCGGCTTCAACGCCCAGTTCCCGAGCCGCGCGAGCAGCGTGGCCATGATGAACGCCACGCCGCAAACGGCAACCACGAAGATCCACGACCACAGGCGATACCATCCGCCCTGTCCCTGGCGAAGCGAAGCCGGCAGGTATTCCTCGACGGC is a window encoding:
- a CDS encoding ABC transporter permease, whose product is MDWNSRVRAAFGSSAPSDDVVEELAQHAAAAFEAARAEGLDADTAARGVESQIDAWAGDERVRTRRPRSVAAVEPPPASAPWLAGVGHDVRYAWQLLRRQWGHTLVVGLTVALGVGASTVLFSVAYGVLVKPIPWRDAGRLVRVYETRQGSAKPPTFFTNATYLAWADHPATIEGIAAWSTDLLTLVGAGEPERIRVVSASPELFPLLGATPALGRLFTTSADGALDEKQIVLSHGLWQARFNASPQAIGRVVRLDGEDYHVAAVMPASFAFPDREIRAWVPFQVRPAVVPGKSGGGLSMFSALARLRPGATAAQAAAEASARGNHAPDPGLVVMAVFGSRGAVQVSAVPFLESMTGDVRPALIVFLVAVGLLLVTATANVASLQLARTTARRREIAIRSALGAGTGRLARQLLIENAILGQVGGLAGLVLAAWLVHILPSVLPPDFPRLADIGIDWRVALVAVALSLTSSLGFGLAPVLHARRVDLAGALSEDSLSAVGAGHRTTTARARLAIMVGQVAVACVLLVGAALLVRSMVALLDADRGYDPTNVLTARLSLRDGAYPGERRVEVLDRLVSRLRAVPGVKAAAYASNLPLVSGNVLLAAFPVPARKGGGMVPAHATVRHVSPGYFSALGLRVVEGRAFIDADTHDSKEVTVVNRAFARQYLDTPAVGVQLPGQKAPREVIGVIENARFGAVSDVAQPEAYDTVHQVKGGLLFDTPAIVVRTAGDPTRLVPILRSFVREQDATLALDSVMTMEDRVWNSLSKPRLYALLLGVFAAFALTIAAVGLFGVLSYGVSLRAREIGVRTSLGATPWVIARLVVRQGLAVTVTGAVIGLALSAAGARYLSKLLYGVTPYDAATFVLAPVLLTIVALIACLVPARRAARVDPVKVLR
- a CDS encoding mechanosensitive ion channel family protein produces the protein MKPRTRLPVALVIVVAAATTVLAQGLIPSLGGRSEAAAPAAQPTMFADPLGRQTPAGTVTGFLDAVGRRDLSRAAKYLDTKLPEDQAEELAQELKILLDRALSVDLGRISRNPEGERDSRFGKDRELIGTIDGDSGTLNVLLVRVRRADEPPVWLFAPETLHAVPRFQEDYKPSAVEEYLPASLRQGQGGWYRLWSWIFVVAVCGVAFIMATLLARLGNWALKPAATRIFGGGVGARHPALVAPWRWLLFGIIARAAAPHLLTLQQRYGGERFGALLIAGALTWLAVGIVGHLMGRWIAPLERQGTTEKIAPLRLASRLLQVGVVIIGGLGLLKLVGVNMTPVLAGLGVGGIAVALASQKTLENLFGGMMVIGDSPVRIGQFCRVGTMVGTIEDIGLRSTRIRTLARTIISIPNADLATMSLENFAARDKLLFQQTFTLRYETTLAQLRLVVAGMRQLLDRHAEVEESTARVRLLRLAPSGFEVEAFAYVMTTEYETFLAVQEDLLLRLMDVIAASGTALAFPSQTMYVAKDGGLESPHAVAAPPPADAARR